The following are encoded in a window of Thermoanaerobacter ethanolicus JW 200 genomic DNA:
- the spoIVA gene encoding stage IV sporulation protein A: protein MENYDIYKNIAERTQGDIYIGVVGPVRTGKSTFIKRFMDILVLPYIENLPQKERIKDELPQSAAGKTIMTTEPKFVPEKAVEITINENTRFKVRLVDCVGYMVKGALGYMEGDKPRMVSTPWYDYEIPFEEAAEIGTKKVINDHSTIGLVMTTDGSITDIPRENYVAAEERVVKELKELNKPFIIVLNTTDPQSPETINLAKELEKKYDVPVVVLNVLKMEIPDIHAILEKVLFEFPIREIAIDLPKWIDALDKSHWLKQNIMETVKENIKDLFRLRDIPKLVGGLKANENFSEVFIKKITPGEGCANVEIKTQEGLFFKILSDESGLEIQGNKELMTMMRELAYAKRQYDRVKDAFLQAEKTGVGVVPASLDDMKFEKPEIVRQGGRFAVRLRASAPSYHIFRTDITAEVSPVVGTEKQSEDFVKYLTEQFESDPEKIWESNIFGKTLSDLVKEGMQNKIGTIPENLSHKLRDTLERVVNDSGGGIIFIII from the coding sequence TTGGAAAACTACGATATCTATAAAAATATTGCAGAAAGAACACAAGGGGATATCTACATAGGAGTAGTAGGCCCAGTGAGAACAGGTAAATCGACTTTTATTAAGCGATTTATGGACATATTAGTACTGCCATACATAGAAAATCTTCCCCAAAAAGAGAGAATAAAAGATGAATTGCCACAAAGTGCAGCAGGCAAAACCATAATGACTACTGAGCCTAAATTTGTTCCTGAAAAAGCGGTAGAGATAACAATTAATGAAAACACGAGGTTTAAAGTGAGATTAGTAGATTGTGTAGGATATATGGTCAAAGGTGCACTGGGATACATGGAAGGGGATAAGCCCCGTATGGTGTCTACTCCTTGGTATGATTATGAAATACCTTTTGAGGAAGCGGCAGAAATAGGAACAAAAAAAGTCATAAATGACCATTCTACAATAGGATTAGTGATGACCACTGATGGAAGCATAACCGACATACCGCGAGAAAATTATGTAGCAGCAGAAGAAAGGGTAGTAAAAGAATTAAAAGAATTGAATAAACCTTTTATAATAGTGCTAAATACAACTGATCCTCAAAGTCCCGAAACAATTAATTTAGCAAAAGAATTAGAGAAAAAATACGATGTACCTGTTGTTGTTTTAAATGTACTTAAAATGGAAATACCAGACATTCATGCAATTTTGGAAAAAGTCTTATTTGAATTTCCCATACGGGAGATTGCAATTGATTTGCCTAAATGGATAGATGCTCTTGATAAAAGTCATTGGCTTAAGCAAAATATAATGGAAACAGTAAAAGAAAACATAAAAGATTTGTTTAGATTAAGAGATATACCTAAGTTAGTTGGTGGTCTTAAAGCAAATGAAAACTTTTCTGAGGTGTTTATAAAGAAGATAACTCCAGGTGAAGGCTGTGCAAATGTTGAAATAAAAACCCAGGAAGGCTTATTCTTTAAGATATTAAGTGATGAAAGCGGACTTGAAATTCAGGGTAATAAAGAATTAATGACAATGATGAGAGAATTGGCTTATGCAAAAAGACAGTATGATAGAGTTAAAGATGCTTTTTTACAAGCTGAAAAAACAGGTGTAGGAGTGGTACCTGCAAGCCTTGATGACATGAAGTTTGAAAAACCCGAAATAGTAAGGCAAGGTGGGAGATTTGCGGTAAGGCTTAGAGCTTCTGCTCCTTCATATCACATATTTAGAACTGATATTACGGCAGAAGTATCGCCAGTTGTAGGAACAGAAAAGCAAAGTGAAGATTTTGTAAAATATTTGACAGAACAGTTTGAGAGCGATCCAGAAAAAATTTGGGAATCTAACATTTTTGGCAAAACCTTGAGTGACCTTGTAAAAGAGGGAATGCAAAACAAGATTGGCACCATTCCCGAAAACTTAAGTCATAAACTGAGAGATACATTAGAAAGAGTAGTGAATGACAGCGGAGGCGGAATAATCTTTATAATCATTTAA
- a CDS encoding NAD(P)H-dependent glycerol-3-phosphate dehydrogenase produces the protein MKISVLGAGSWGTAIAIHLNRLGHQITLWMRDKNQFEEIVSTRHNKKYLDVDIPQEISITTDLKEAVTNSEIVVIAVPSHAVREISEKLKEVVDKNFIVVNLAKGIETSTLKRMSEVIKEYLSNDVVVLSGPSHAEEVVRQIPTACVLASLNVKACEIVQDAFMDENFRLYINKDVVGVELGGSLKNIIALGAGISDGLGFGDNTKAALMTRGLAEITRLGVALGSDPLTFLGLAGVGDLIVTCTSMLSRNRRAGILIGKGKSLEEALKEIGMVVEGINTTKSAYRLSQIHKIEMPITKEIYSILFEGKNPYEAVYSLMTRDKKHELHGI, from the coding sequence ATGAAAATATCAGTATTAGGTGCGGGAAGTTGGGGAACAGCTATAGCGATACACTTAAACCGACTTGGGCATCAAATTACATTGTGGATGAGAGATAAAAATCAGTTTGAGGAAATTGTGTCTACTCGTCACAATAAAAAATATCTTGATGTTGATATTCCTCAAGAAATTTCCATTACTACTGATTTAAAAGAGGCAGTAACTAACTCTGAAATAGTAGTAATCGCAGTACCTTCTCATGCTGTGAGAGAGATATCGGAAAAATTAAAAGAGGTAGTTGATAAAAACTTTATTGTGGTAAATCTTGCAAAGGGAATAGAGACTTCCACTTTAAAAAGAATGTCTGAAGTCATAAAAGAATATCTTTCAAATGATGTAGTTGTTTTGTCAGGTCCTAGTCATGCTGAGGAAGTAGTCAGGCAAATTCCTACAGCCTGTGTTTTAGCCTCTTTGAATGTTAAAGCCTGTGAAATAGTGCAAGATGCCTTTATGGATGAAAACTTTAGGTTGTATATAAACAAGGACGTTGTGGGAGTGGAATTAGGAGGATCATTAAAGAATATTATAGCCTTGGGAGCTGGAATTTCAGACGGGCTTGGATTTGGCGATAATACCAAAGCTGCTCTTATGACAAGAGGTCTTGCGGAAATTACTCGTTTGGGTGTCGCGTTAGGTTCTGATCCATTGACGTTTTTAGGTTTGGCAGGTGTAGGAGACCTCATTGTCACTTGTACCAGCATGCTTTCACGAAATAGAAGAGCAGGGATACTTATAGGTAAAGGTAAAAGTTTAGAAGAAGCATTAAAAGAGATAGGAATGGTAGTAGAAGGAATTAATACTACAAAATCCGCCTACAGACTTTCTCAAATTCATAAAATAGAAATGCCAATAACTAAAGAAATTTATTCCATACTTTTTGAGGGTAAAAATCCCTATGAGGCTGTTTATAGCCTTATGACGAGAGATAAAAAACATGAATTGCACGGTATTTGA
- the plsY gene encoding glycerol-3-phosphate 1-O-acyltransferase PlsY: protein MYAVLTAIIAYLIGCINNAYILTKYTRKIDIRNYGSGNAGATNVLRVLGYKAAAPVFALDVLKGVIAVLIGKYLMGNTGAMIAGIAVVCGHNWPVFLKFRGGKGIATSVGVVMTVSPLLGLIALAIGVTVIVLTKYVSLGSITGSVTFVLLNAIFWNSTQIFIFSLILASLAIFQHRSNIKRLLAGTESKLGQKTEIK, encoded by the coding sequence ATGTACGCTGTTTTGACGGCCATCATTGCTTATTTGATTGGTTGCATAAACAATGCATATATTTTAACAAAATATACGCGAAAAATAGACATTCGCAATTATGGGAGTGGAAATGCGGGGGCTACTAATGTTTTAAGAGTATTAGGGTATAAAGCTGCGGCTCCTGTTTTTGCATTGGATGTGTTAAAAGGAGTAATAGCCGTATTAATCGGTAAGTATTTAATGGGTAATACTGGTGCTATGATTGCAGGAATAGCAGTGGTATGCGGTCATAACTGGCCTGTGTTTTTAAAATTTAGAGGTGGAAAAGGAATTGCTACAAGCGTTGGAGTTGTAATGACTGTAAGTCCTCTTTTAGGGCTCATAGCCTTAGCAATTGGGGTTACAGTAATTGTTTTGACAAAATACGTATCTTTAGGGTCCATAACAGGGTCGGTTACTTTTGTGCTTTTAAATGCAATCTTTTGGAATTCAACACAAATATTCATATTTTCGCTTATTCTGGCATCTTTAGCAATTTTCCAACACCGTTCTAATATAAAACGTTTGCTGGCGGGAACAGAATCCAAGCTGGGACAAAAGACGGAAATAAAATGA
- the der gene encoding ribosome biogenesis GTPase Der, with amino-acid sequence MAGAIVSIVGRPNVGKSTLFNKIMGKRISIVEDKPGVTRDRIYGNAEWLDKKFILVDTGGLDPNAEDILFSKVRLQVEAAIDASDVILFLVDAKEGLMPEDEEIANILRRAKKEVILVCNKVDSFKEMPPTYYDFFSLGLGNPIPISASNGLGIGELLDEVVKKLPQEELEYTEETIKIAVIGKPNVGKSSLVNKILGEERVIVSNIPGTTRDAIDTPFSKDGKNYVLIDTAGIRRKSRISESIERYSVLRALAAIERSDICLLMIDATEGPTEQDTKIAGYAFENGKGIIIVVNKWDAIKKDNNTVNEYTKMVREKLSFISFAPILFISAKTGQRVHRVLETVDKVWEEYNKRITTGLLNNVLNEAMLMFPPPADKGKPLKVYYTSQVGIKPPSFIVFVNEPELMHFSYLRFIENTLRQNFGFEGVPVVISTRKRGEN; translated from the coding sequence ATGGCAGGAGCAATTGTAAGTATTGTAGGTAGACCAAACGTGGGTAAATCTACTCTTTTTAATAAAATTATGGGAAAAAGAATTTCTATTGTGGAAGACAAACCAGGAGTTACAAGGGATAGAATATACGGCAATGCAGAATGGCTGGACAAAAAATTTATATTAGTAGACACAGGAGGATTAGACCCAAATGCTGAAGATATCCTCTTTTCAAAAGTCCGTTTACAAGTGGAAGCAGCAATTGATGCTTCCGACGTAATATTATTTTTAGTTGATGCAAAAGAAGGTTTAATGCCAGAAGATGAAGAAATAGCAAACATTTTAAGAAGAGCAAAAAAAGAAGTTATTTTGGTTTGCAACAAGGTGGACAGTTTTAAAGAAATGCCTCCTACTTATTATGACTTTTTTAGCCTTGGTTTAGGCAATCCCATTCCAATTTCAGCGTCAAATGGGTTGGGCATCGGAGAACTTTTAGACGAAGTAGTAAAAAAATTGCCACAGGAAGAGTTAGAATACACTGAAGAGACAATTAAAATTGCTGTTATTGGCAAACCTAATGTGGGGAAATCCTCACTAGTTAACAAAATATTAGGGGAAGAAAGGGTAATAGTCAGTAACATACCTGGCACTACACGGGATGCAATAGATACTCCTTTTTCAAAAGATGGGAAGAACTATGTTCTTATTGATACAGCAGGGATACGTAGAAAAAGTAGAATTAGCGAATCTATAGAAAGGTACAGCGTACTAAGAGCTTTAGCTGCAATTGAAAGGTCTGATATATGCCTTTTGATGATAGATGCTACAGAAGGTCCAACAGAACAGGACACTAAAATAGCAGGATATGCGTTTGAAAATGGAAAAGGAATCATCATAGTTGTTAATAAATGGGATGCAATAAAAAAAGATAATAATACTGTTAATGAGTATACTAAGATGGTAAGAGAAAAACTATCTTTTATATCTTTTGCTCCTATACTATTTATTTCAGCAAAAACAGGGCAAAGAGTACACAGAGTTTTAGAGACTGTAGATAAAGTATGGGAGGAATATAATAAAAGAATTACTACTGGTCTTTTAAATAATGTGCTAAATGAAGCTATGCTTATGTTTCCGCCACCTGCTGATAAGGGCAAACCATTAAAAGTATATTATACTTCACAAGTAGGAATTAAGCCGCCTTCTTTTATAGTATTTGTCAATGAACCTGAGCTGATGCATTTTTCCTATTTAAGATTTATTGAGAATACATTAAGACAAAATTTTGGCTTTGAAGGAGTACCTGTTGTGATTTCTACGAGAAAAAGAGGGGAAAATTAA
- a CDS encoding DUF512 domain-containing protein: MHKINIKDVIKGSIAWDLDIQKGDKLITLNGKEIIDIIDYRYEVSNEFIQLEIEKATGERYIFEVEKDYDEDLGLVFEEEIIDRPKHCRNKCIFCFIDQLPKGVRKSLLFKDDDYRFSFLQGNFITMTNMSEEEIARVIKYKLSPLYVSIHATDDDVRVKMINNPNAKGIMDKLKKLVENGIEVHGQIVLCPEINDGKILDRTIKDLSSLYPGVKSIAVVPVGLTDHREKLYKLRTFTKEEAKNVVEQVFSWQKKLKKELGSSFVFLSDEFYVMAGVTIPSYYHYEGFPQIENGVGLMALFKHQFQRSLKRLKVKKGKNINTTPYIIVTGIAAYNFMEEVAKELRKTGFNVKVEKIHNEFFGHNITVAGLVVGKDIINQLKGKINEEVLVIPDVMLKESSNVFLDDTTVEEIERELGTKVIVSEVDGRKFLQRIQSGR; encoded by the coding sequence ATGCATAAAATAAATATAAAAGATGTAATAAAAGGAAGTATAGCATGGGATTTAGATATACAAAAAGGAGACAAACTCATTACATTAAACGGAAAAGAAATAATTGATATAATAGATTATCGATATGAAGTGTCAAATGAGTTTATACAATTAGAAATTGAAAAGGCTACAGGAGAAAGATATATTTTTGAAGTGGAAAAAGACTATGATGAGGATTTAGGGTTAGTCTTTGAAGAAGAAATAATTGACAGGCCAAAACATTGTAGAAATAAGTGTATTTTTTGCTTTATTGACCAGTTACCTAAAGGAGTCCGCAAATCTCTTTTATTTAAGGATGACGATTATAGGTTTTCCTTTTTACAAGGTAATTTTATTACTATGACTAATATGAGTGAAGAGGAAATTGCCAGGGTAATAAAATATAAGCTCTCTCCCTTATATGTTTCAATTCATGCCACTGATGATGATGTAAGAGTGAAAATGATAAATAACCCGAATGCAAAAGGTATAATGGATAAATTAAAAAAACTTGTTGAGAACGGAATTGAGGTACATGGTCAAATCGTATTATGTCCAGAAATAAATGATGGTAAAATTCTTGACAGAACTATCAAGGATTTGTCAAGTCTATATCCTGGTGTAAAATCAATAGCAGTTGTTCCAGTAGGACTTACAGACCACAGAGAGAAACTTTATAAACTTAGAACTTTTACTAAAGAGGAAGCTAAAAATGTGGTCGAACAAGTATTTTCATGGCAAAAGAAATTAAAGAAAGAATTAGGTTCTTCTTTTGTTTTTTTGTCAGATGAGTTTTATGTGATGGCAGGTGTTACTATACCTTCTTATTATCATTACGAGGGATTTCCTCAAATAGAAAATGGCGTAGGACTTATGGCATTGTTTAAACATCAATTTCAAAGGAGTCTAAAAAGATTAAAAGTGAAGAAAGGGAAAAATATAAACACCACCCCTTACATTATTGTTACAGGAATAGCTGCCTATAATTTTATGGAAGAAGTAGCGAAAGAATTAAGAAAAACAGGGTTTAATGTAAAAGTGGAGAAGATACACAATGAGTTTTTTGGTCACAATATCACAGTAGCTGGACTTGTGGTGGGGAAAGATATAATAAACCAATTAAAAGGTAAAATAAATGAGGAAGTTTTAGTTATTCCCGATGTCATGTTAAAGGAAAGTTCAAATGTTTTTCTTGATGATACTACTGTTGAAGAAATAGAAAGAGAACTGGGGACAAAAGTTATAGTTTCTGAAGTCGATGGGAGAAAATTTTTACAAAGGATACAGAGCGGAAGGTGA
- a CDS encoding DUF3189 family protein — MIIVYMCYGSAHSSVVAASIHIGLLPIDRVPTYEEIVSLPHYDKTSNDEIGTLFYMGKDEFGNYVYIVGARNGREIVTKAIYSFLSLYGISEKDILVVDALPTIGLTTKIGGITSRRLGIIFLGRPITVYGILKKYNNFVKLVTDIKTKLQIRS; from the coding sequence GTGATTATTGTATATATGTGTTATGGAAGTGCTCACTCTTCTGTTGTAGCTGCTTCTATACACATAGGACTTTTACCTATTGACAGAGTGCCTACTTATGAAGAAATTGTTTCTCTTCCTCATTATGATAAAACTTCCAACGATGAAATTGGCACTCTTTTTTATATGGGTAAGGATGAATTTGGAAACTATGTGTACATTGTCGGTGCGAGAAATGGGCGAGAAATAGTGACAAAAGCTATTTACAGTTTTTTGTCTTTATATGGAATTTCTGAAAAAGATATATTAGTCGTAGATGCACTTCCTACCATAGGACTTACTACAAAGATTGGAGGTATTACGTCAAGGCGCTTAGGAATTATCTTTTTAGGTAGGCCTATAACGGTATATGGCATATTGAAAAAATACAACAATTTCGTAAAATTAGTAACAGATATTAAAACAAAGTTGCAAATAAGGTCTTGA
- a CDS encoding DUF3189 family protein, giving the protein MKVVYYSYYGCYSSPICAYLHLNDKSKIEKEEFFKIPFLFQVDYGQMRFIGKDNNQNEVFIIGMKNFSENIKKTLCDLMEVFKIKEDIIFIDTSHYDVIFFKVLMNLRGKKILTQTIDNFLYNYYLMRHKNIKRFVERYKKIL; this is encoded by the coding sequence ATGAAAGTAGTGTATTATAGCTATTATGGGTGCTATTCTTCTCCTATATGTGCATATCTTCATTTAAATGATAAATCCAAAATTGAAAAAGAGGAATTTTTTAAAATCCCTTTTTTGTTTCAAGTTGATTATGGACAAATGAGATTTATTGGGAAAGATAATAATCAAAATGAAGTGTTCATAATAGGAATGAAAAATTTTAGTGAAAATATCAAGAAAACTTTGTGTGATTTGATGGAAGTTTTTAAAATAAAAGAAGATATAATTTTTATAGATACTTCCCACTATGATGTAATTTTTTTTAAAGTGCTGATGAATCTAAGAGGTAAGAAAATACTAACACAAACTATAGACAATTTTTTGTATAATTACTATTTGATGAGACACAAGAATATAAAAAGATTTGTAGAGAGATATAAAAAAATACTATGA
- a CDS encoding capping complex subunit for YIEGIA, with protein MEVHVTGYIIAIVALRKAKDNVLSGTAPIIYVENEEEQQKISMYLSRIFKAAVHDLENGVFILVKQY; from the coding sequence ATGGAAGTACATGTAACAGGATATATAATAGCAATAGTAGCTTTAAGAAAAGCAAAAGATAATGTCTTAAGTGGTACTGCACCCATCATTTATGTAGAAAATGAAGAAGAGCAGCAAAAGATTTCTATGTATTTGAGCAGAATTTTTAAGGCAGCCGTTCACGATCTTGAAAATGGAGTATTTATTTTAGTTAAACAATATTAG
- a CDS encoding YIEGIA family protein: protein MSINHELYINIVVCGIALGTLARFIYLRVDYRQYPTYPQGYMTHLTLGIISAALGAFSVPALIEKQYTAVTFLALAAQQFKEVREIERASLEKMEATELVPRGAAYIENIAKIFEARNYIAMAVATLTSLAVYLSKSVIIGTIVGGLAIYLSRYVMKIAYIRDIAEVLPSKIVFKGPLLCVEDVVLADIGLKEGREIIEKFGMAVIIRPKGLDSLISINNLGIRQAILHEAANQLGLKMNIDTPELAPLTMNNNENGDIIVVMVAMKPDIDAFVEIIKNVPAIETVRKYPSKSRGARKAVN from the coding sequence ATGAGCATAAATCATGAATTGTATATCAATATTGTGGTTTGTGGAATTGCTTTGGGGACACTTGCCCGCTTTATATATTTAAGAGTGGACTATAGGCAGTATCCTACTTATCCTCAAGGTTATATGACTCATTTAACCTTAGGGATAATTTCAGCAGCTTTAGGAGCTTTTTCTGTGCCTGCATTAATTGAAAAACAGTACACTGCTGTCACCTTTTTAGCTTTGGCAGCACAACAATTTAAAGAAGTAAGAGAAATAGAGAGAGCCAGTTTAGAAAAAATGGAAGCAACAGAATTAGTTCCAAGAGGAGCAGCTTATATAGAAAATATAGCTAAAATTTTTGAAGCAAGAAACTATATTGCTATGGCAGTAGCTACTCTTACTTCTTTGGCAGTTTATCTTTCTAAAAGTGTTATAATAGGGACAATTGTGGGAGGACTAGCAATTTATTTGTCTCGTTATGTAATGAAAATTGCTTATATTAGAGATATTGCCGAAGTTCTTCCTTCAAAGATTGTTTTTAAAGGACCTTTATTGTGCGTTGAGGATGTGGTTTTAGCAGATATAGGTCTAAAAGAAGGAAGAGAAATAATAGAGAAATTTGGAATGGCTGTTATAATACGTCCGAAAGGATTGGATAGTTTAATTTCCATAAACAATTTGGGAATAAGACAGGCTATTCTCCATGAAGCTGCTAATCAATTGGGATTAAAAATGAATATTGATACTCCCGAATTAGCTCCTCTTACTATGAACAACAATGAAAATGGAGATATTATTGTAGTTATGGTAGCGATGAAGCCTGATATTGATGCTTTTGTGGAAATTATAAAGAATGTGCCAGCAATTGAAACTGTAAGAAAGTATCCTTCAAAGTCAAGGGGCGCGAGAAAAGCTGTTAATTGA
- the spoIIP gene encoding stage II sporulation protein P: MNKKKMNKVTILILLIIVFLSFAFSSYAEKQAELQPDYYTVYDAKTNKVLFRTAMEVYKGDRYLSGDNKLYEVFKVDKNENIAYAKYLRTEKLPDVNIEEISQAMAVAENTGEKRVAIYSTHSDESYLPSDGAASINGHGGIYKVDAALQKALEAKGVTVKVDRTLYLPHDAMAYSRSRTGAVKLLKDFKPDLLLDVHRDAVPFKEYIRKIAGKNATGVRIVLGRNNPNLKANQQLAYRIKAIADKTYPNMIKDVFFGQGDFNQDLTPNSLLLEFGTYSHTRERAEVSASLIADILTKALYGSDEQKQVGTVTKTQKPLPGQNKAAGTGIWVLIGVVVVSAVAFMFLSTGGREMYHKFSKATRKEFASYLGKFRRKKGDEP, translated from the coding sequence ATGAACAAAAAGAAGATGAATAAAGTTACAATATTAATCTTATTGATTATTGTGTTTTTATCTTTTGCTTTTAGCAGTTATGCAGAGAAGCAGGCTGAATTACAACCTGATTATTACACAGTGTATGATGCAAAGACAAATAAAGTGCTTTTCAGGACTGCAATGGAGGTTTATAAAGGGGATAGATATTTATCAGGGGATAATAAATTGTATGAAGTGTTCAAAGTGGATAAAAATGAAAATATAGCTTATGCAAAGTATTTGCGAACAGAAAAACTTCCAGATGTTAACATAGAAGAAATTTCACAAGCAATGGCAGTAGCAGAAAATACTGGTGAAAAGAGAGTGGCGATATATTCTACCCACAGTGATGAATCATATCTTCCTTCAGATGGCGCTGCAAGTATCAATGGACATGGCGGGATATATAAAGTAGATGCCGCCTTACAAAAAGCTTTAGAGGCAAAAGGAGTCACAGTCAAAGTGGACAGGACTTTGTATTTACCACATGATGCTATGGCATACAGCCGGTCAAGAACTGGAGCAGTCAAACTTTTAAAGGATTTTAAACCGGACTTACTTTTGGATGTCCATAGAGATGCAGTCCCTTTCAAAGAATATATACGAAAAATTGCAGGGAAGAATGCTACAGGCGTAAGAATTGTCTTAGGACGGAACAACCCTAATTTAAAAGCAAATCAGCAATTAGCCTATAGGATAAAAGCTATTGCGGATAAGACATATCCAAACATGATCAAGGATGTATTTTTTGGACAAGGAGATTTCAATCAAGATTTGACTCCAAACTCTTTGTTGTTAGAATTTGGCACTTATTCTCACACAAGAGAAAGAGCAGAAGTTTCAGCTTCTTTAATAGCAGACATATTGACAAAAGCTTTATATGGTTCCGATGAACAAAAACAAGTAGGTACAGTTACAAAAACTCAAAAGCCGTTGCCAGGACAAAATAAAGCTGCAGGTACCGGAATATGGGTTTTGATTGGAGTTGTTGTAGTATCAGCAGTAGCTTTCATGTTTTTGAGTACTGGTGGGCGAGAGATGTATCACAAGTTTTCTAAAGCTACGCGCAAAGAATTTGCAAGTTATTTGGGTAAGTTTAGGAGAAAAAAAGGAGATGAGCCATGA
- a CDS encoding DUF1614 domain-containing protein: MPLSYILLSITGLVILFGFAHRVLDRMKMTDTWAFLVIIGMIIGTLIPNIPITKTVSINIGGAAIPIAVCVYLFLRAESTRERVNAVVVSIVTGIAVFIAGRILPAEPEAMIIEPKYIYGIVGGLIAYLFSRSRRSAFIAGVMGIMLANVMQAVSNYLTGTRGAVPIGGAGFFDSVVISMIIAVFLSEIIGETREKIQGGTSKKHLEPREGMASSLIDTNKKEEGDKNEQKEDE; this comes from the coding sequence ATGCCATTAAGTTATATTTTGCTTTCTATTACAGGATTGGTCATTTTGTTCGGATTTGCCCATAGAGTATTAGATAGAATGAAAATGACAGATACTTGGGCTTTTTTAGTGATAATTGGGATGATTATAGGGACTTTGATACCTAATATTCCTATAACCAAAACTGTGTCTATAAACATAGGTGGAGCTGCTATTCCTATAGCAGTATGTGTGTATCTTTTTTTGAGAGCAGAAAGTACCAGAGAAAGAGTAAATGCAGTTGTAGTATCAATTGTTACAGGAATAGCTGTTTTTATTGCAGGGCGAATACTTCCTGCAGAACCTGAAGCCATGATTATTGAGCCTAAGTATATTTATGGTATTGTTGGAGGTTTAATCGCGTATCTTTTTTCACGTTCGAGAAGAAGTGCTTTTATTGCAGGAGTGATGGGAATAATGCTGGCAAATGTGATGCAGGCAGTTTCAAACTACTTGACAGGGACAAGAGGAGCAGTACCCATAGGAGGAGCTGGATTTTTCGATTCGGTAGTTATATCTATGATAATTGCCGTGTTTTTGTCTGAAATAATTGGGGAAACAAGAGAAAAAATACAAGGAGGTACTTCTAAAAAGCATCTTGAACCCAGGGAGGGTATGGCTAGCAGCCTGATAGATACTAACAAAAAAGAAGAGGGTGATAAAAATGAACAAAAAGAAGATGAATAA
- the phoU gene encoding phosphate signaling complex protein PhoU, producing MNRTHFEKELEELHYDVLKMGSLVEEAIANAIASLVNHDTELAQKVIDDDDRIDKIEVEIDNKCAKIMVTQQPIARDLRIVLTGLKIVTDLERMADHAVDIAKTTLRIAHQKYIKPLIDIPRMAEIVREMVKMSLDSYVRQDLELARAIGEKDDIVDALYKQIFRELLTYMMEDPRNIDQATQFLFVARYLERIADHATNICEWVIYLDTGEHIDLN from the coding sequence GTGAATCGCACCCATTTTGAAAAAGAATTAGAGGAACTCCATTATGACGTATTGAAAATGGGTAGCCTTGTAGAAGAGGCCATAGCAAATGCCATTGCTTCTTTAGTAAACCATGATACAGAATTAGCTCAGAAAGTTATAGATGACGATGACAGGATAGACAAAATAGAAGTAGAAATTGATAATAAGTGTGCAAAAATCATGGTCACACAGCAGCCGATTGCAAGGGATTTGAGAATAGTTTTGACGGGCCTTAAAATTGTTACAGATTTAGAAAGAATGGCAGATCATGCAGTAGATATAGCAAAGACTACGTTGCGGATTGCTCATCAAAAGTATATAAAACCTTTAATCGATATTCCTAGAATGGCAGAAATTGTAAGAGAAATGGTCAAAATGTCTTTGGATTCCTACGTACGACAAGATTTAGAGCTGGCAAGAGCTATTGGCGAAAAAGACGATATAGTAGATGCTCTTTACAAACAGATTTTTAGAGAACTTTTGACATATATGATGGAAGACCCTAGAAACATTGACCAGGCAACTCAATTTTTGTTTGTTGCTCGTTATCTTGAAAGAATTGCTGACCATGCAACTAATATATGTGAATGGGTAATCTACCTAGATACCGGTGAACATATAGATTTAAATTGA